From Oreochromis aureus strain Israel breed Guangdong linkage group 4, ZZ_aureus, whole genome shotgun sequence, a single genomic window includes:
- the LOC116332771 gene encoding hemicentin-1-like isoform X3: protein MLPVRMLSILILLFSLCDADSICTTEFKMDPPEIIAEYGGSPVIVNCTTTLDEHDGMYWTVGNEIFQLEDEELFISHSVPVSDWNVTAECKMKLNESYECSKDLKVILFKNPEVVHSVQLVNVMGEETQYRLQCDIINVAPVQFLSVSWYKNNENIRTMSFNDTTKTPVNESLILRVDISREENVAQFRCEAELDFGPHGPKLPAISQTHSISAHYAPELKTNSTADIYQLRGTNIALSCEAEGNPPPVYNWICDGENMLENTNSLNITRVNRNKTCTCTATNYLGNITKTIHLHVEPRGCPLTLTPSETVVKFGDPVSVSCSTSARYVEGMGWEAPAGHTRFESLTAATWMIEKFQDWASKPSCNITLNDDFQCSVSPVITVYKAPEMVSVTELDNTQTARGTAYKNYPHTQHKLQCDIINVAPVQYLTVSWYKSNERIHTQIFNDTTTKTPVNESSILKINISREENVAEFRCEAKLDFGPHGPKLYVNSQTHRVSAHYAPEINTSCTVDISPLEGTNITLSCEAEGNPPPVYIWTCDGENMLENTNSLNITRVNRNKTCTCTATNYLGNITKTIHLHVEPRGCPLTLAPSEIVVRFGDPVSINCSTSATDVVRMDWVAPAGHTRFESLTAATWMIEKFQDWASKPSCNITLNDDFQCSVSPVITVCKAPEMVSVTELDNAQTARGTAYKNYPHTQHKLQCDIINVAPVQYLTVSWYKSNERIHTQIFNDTTTKTPVNESSILKINISREENVAEFRCEAGLDFGPHGPKLYVSSQTHRVSAHYAPEKNTKNSTQDIFLLEGTNITLSCEAVGNPPPVYNWTCDGKNMLENTNSLNITRVKHNATCTCTATNYLGNITHTINVHVKKRGCPLTLTPSETVVTFGDPVSINCSTSATDVEGMGWEAPFGGTGFERPPVVTWRVEKLEEWTPSPSCYVTLVDGSQCTVSPVITVYRPHGPKFPAISQTNNVSAHYAPELILESSTEDIFPHGGTDITLSCEVEGNPPPVYNWICDGENMLENTNSLNITRVNRNKTCTCTATNYLGNISKTINVHVTPRGCPLTLAPSEMVVRFEDPVSIKCSTSATDVAEMAWMTPAGDKEFKPGSDVTWMVKNLKWWTPSPFCSITLNDDFRCSVSPVIIVYKTPETVSISELNHGLMLKHKEDKKHNMTQYKLQCDIINVAPVQYLTITWYKNNKIIKTQSFNDTTKTPVNESSILRVDISREENVVVFRCEARLDFGPHGPKLPAISQTRRVSAHYAPEVNTKDSTHDYLLEGSNITLSCEAEGNPPSVYNWTCDGENMLENTNNLNITRVNRTKTCTCTAANYLGSVTKTIHVHVEPTGKTNKITFTVIWALPFIVAIIIFIFIAFYCRKQWKKHGHYSFVSDKDIPLNITQSNGSN from the exons ATGCTGCCTGTCAGGATGCTGAGCATTCTCATCCTCCTCTTTTCACTGTGCG ATGCTGACAGCATATGCACAACAGAGTTCAAGATGGATCCACCTGAGATTATTGCAGAATATGGGGGAAGTCCTGTCATTGTAAACTGCACCACAACATTGGATGAACATGACGGGATGTACTGGACAGTTGGAAATGAAATCTTTCAGCTCGAAGATGAAGAATTGTTTATCTCCCATTCAGTGCCAGTGTCGGACTGGAATGTGACGGCCGAGTGCAAAATGAAGTTAAATGAGTCTTATGAATGCAGCAAGGACCTCAAAGTTATTTTATTCA AGAATCCAGAAGTTGTTCATTCTGTACAGCTTGTGAATGTGATGGGAGAAGAAACACAGTACAGACTGCAGTGTGATATAATCAATGTTGCTCCTGTTCAGTTCCTCAGTGTTAGCTGgtacaaaaacaatgaaaacatcAGGACAATGTCTTTCAATGACACAACCAAAACCCCAGTAAATGAGTCCTTGATTCTGAGAGTCGACATCAGCAGAGAAGAAAATGTAGCTCAGTTCAGATGTGAAGCTGAGCTGGACTTTGGACCACATGGACCAAAACTTCCTGCCATTTCTCAAACACACAGCATTTCAGCCCACT ATGCTCCAGAGTTAAAGACAAATAGTACTGCTGACATCTATCAATTGAGAGGTACTAATATCGCCTTGAGCTGTGAAGCTGAGGGAAACCCTCCTCCTGTGTATAACTGGATTTGTGATGGGGAAAACATGTTGGAGAACACAAACAGTCTCAATATTACTCGAGTCAATCGCAATAAAACCTGCACCTGCACAGCTACCAATTATCTGGGAAACATAACTAAGACAATCCATCTTCATGTTGAACCAAGAG GTTGCCCACTAACACTGACACCTTCTGAAACTGTTGTGAAATTTGGAGATCCAGTTTCAGTCAGCTGCAGCACATCAGCCAGATATGTTGAAGGAATGGGCTGGGAGGCTCCTGCTGGACACACAAGATTTGAAAGTCTTACTGCTGCCACTTGGATGATTGAGAAATTTCAAGACTGGGCATCAAAACCTTCATGCAACATCACTCtaaatgatgattttcagtgttcTGTGAGTCCAGTCATCACCGTTTATA AAGCTCCAGAAATGGTGTCAGTTACTGAATTGGATAATACTCAAACAGCAAGGGGGACAGCATACAAAAATTACCCACATACACAACATAAACTGCAGTGTGACATCATAAATGTTGCTCCTGTTCAATATCTCACTGTTAGCTGGTACAAAAGCAATGAAAGGATCCACACCCAAATTTTCAATGACACAACAACCAAAACTCCAGTAAATGAGTCCTCGATTCTGAAAATAAACATCAGCAGAGAAGAAAATGTAGCTGAGTTCAGATGCGAAGCTAAGCTGGACTTTGGACCACACGGACCAAAACTTTACGTCAATTCTCAAACACACAGAGTTTCAGCCCACT ATGCTCCTGAGATCAACACAAGTTGTACTGTTGACATCTCACCACTTGAGGGCACTAACATCACCTTGAGCTGTGAAGCTGAGGGAAACCCTCCTCCCGTGTATATCTGGACTTGTGATGGGGAAAATATGTTGGAGAACACAAACAGTCTCAATATTACTCGAGTCAATCGCAATAAAACCTGCACCTGCACAGCTACCAATTATCTGGGAAACATAACCAAGACAATCCATCTTCATGTTGAACCAAGAG GTTGTCCTCTAACTCTGGCACCTTCTGAAATTGTTGTGAGATTTGGAGATCCAGTTTCAATCAACTGCAGCACATCAGCCACAGATGTTGTCAGAATGGACTGGGTGGCTCCTGCTGGACACACAAGATTTGAAAGTCTTACTGCTGCCACTTGGATGATTGAGAAATTTCAAGACTGGGCATCAAAACCTTCATGCAACATCACTCtaaatgatgattttcagtgttcTGTGAGTCCAGTCATCACCGTTTGTA AAGCTCCAGAAATGGTGTCAGTTACTGAATTGGATAATGCTCAAACAGCAAGGGGGACAGCATACAAAAATTACCCACATACACAACATAAACTGCAGTGTGACATCATAAATGTTGCTCCTGTTCAATATCTCACTGTTAGCTGGTACAAAAGCAATGAAAGGATCCACACCCAAATTTTCAATGACACAACAACCAAAACTCCAGTAAATGAGTCCTCGATTCTGAAAATAAACATCAGCAGAGAAGAAAATGTAGCTGAGTTCAGATGCGAAGCTGGGCTGGACTTTGGGCCACACGGACCAAAACTTTATGTCAGTTCTCAAACACACAGAGTTTCAGCCCACT aTGCTccggaaaaaaacacaaagaatagTACTCAAGACATTTTTCTGCTTGAGGGCACTAACATCACCTTGAGCTGTGAAGCTGTTGGAAACCCTCCTCCTGTGTATAACTGGACTTGTGATGGGAAAAATATGTTGGAGAACACAAACAGTCTCAATATCACCCGAGTAAAGCACAATGCAACTTGCACCTGCACAGCTACCAATTATCTGGGAAACATAACCCACACAATCAATGTTCATGTGAAAAAAAGAG GTTGCCCACTAACACTGACACCTTCTGAAACTGTGGTGACATTTGGAGATCCAGTTTCAATCAACTGCAGCACATCAGCCACAGATGTTGAAGGAATGGGCTGGGAGGCTCCATTTGGAGGAACAGGATTTGAACGTCCTCCTGTTGTCACTTGGAGGGTTGAAAAACTAGAAGAGTGGACTCCAAGTCCTTCCTGCTATGTTACCTTGGTTGATGGATCCCAGTGTACTGTGAGTCCAGTCATCACTGTTTATA GACCACACGGACCAAAATTTCCTGCCATTTCTCAAACAAACAATGTTTCAGCCCACT ATGCTCCTGAGCTAATCCTTGAAAGTAGCACTGAAGACATTTTTCCACATGGGGGTACTGATATCACCTTGAGCTGTGAAGTTGAGGGCAACCCTCCTCCTGTGTATAACTGGATTTGTGATGGGGAAAATATGTTGGAGAACACAAACAGTCTCAATATCACTCGAGTCAATCGCAATAAAACCTGCACCTGCACAGCTACCAATTATCTGGGAAACATATCTAAAACAATCAATGTTCATGTCACACCAAGAG GTTGTCCTCTAACTCTGGCACCATCTGAAATGGTTGTGAGATTTGAAGATCCAGTTTCAATCAAATGCAGCACATCAGCCACAGATGTTGCTGAAATGGCCTGGATGACTCCTGCTGGAGACAAAGAATTTAAACCTGGTTCTGATGTCACTTGGATGGTTAAAAACCTGAAATGGTGGACTCCAAGTCCTTTCTGCAGCATCACTCTAAATGACGATTTTCGGTGTTCTGTGAGCCCAGTCATCATTGTTTATA AAACCCCAGAGACCGTGTCAATCTCTGAATTGAATCATGGTCTGATGTTGAAGCACAAAGAGGACAAGAAGCACAACATGACACAATACAAACtgcagtgtgacatcatcaatgTTGCTCCTGTTCAGTATCTCACTATTACTTggtataaaaacaataaaatcatcaaGACACAGTCCTTCAATGACACAACCAAAACGCCAGTAAATGAGTCCTCTATTCTGAGAGTCGACATCAGCAGAGAAGAAAACGTCGTTGTGTTCAGATGTGAGGCCAGGCTGGACTTTGGACCACATGGACCAAAACTTCCTGCTATTTCTCAAACACGCAGAGTTTCAGCCCACT ATGCTCCAGAGGTAAACACAAAAGATAGTACTCATGACTATCTACTTGAAGGTTCTAATATCACATTGAGCTGTGAAGCTGAGGGAAACCCTCCTTCTGTCTATAACTGGACTTGTGATGGGGAGAATATGTTGGAGAACACAAACAATCTCAATATAACTCGAGTAAATCGCACTAAAACCTGCACCTGCACAGCTGCCAATTATCTGGGAAGCGTAACCAAGACAATTCATGTTCATGTTGAACCAACAG gtaaaaccaataaaatcaCTTTTACAGTCATTTGGGCTTTGCCATTTATAGTggccatcatcatcttcatcttcattgCGTTCTACTGTCGCAAACAGTGGAAAAAACATGGACATTATAGTTTTGTTTCTGACAAAGATATCCCTTTGAATATTACACAAAGTAATGGAAGCAATTAA
- the LOC116332771 gene encoding hemicentin-1-like isoform X1, whose protein sequence is MLPVRMLSILILLFSLCDADSICTTEFKMDPPEIIAEYGGSPVIVNCTTTLDEHDGMYWTVGNEIFQLEDEELFISHSVPVSDWNVTAECKMKLNESYECSKDLKVILFKNPEVVHSVQLVNVMGEETQYRLQCDIINVAPVQFLSVSWYKNNENIRTMSFNDTTKTPVNESLILRVDISREENVAQFRCEAELDFGPHGPKLPAISQTHSISAHYAPELKTNSTADIYQLRGTNIALSCEAEGNPPPVYNWICDGENMLENTNSLNITRVNRNKTCTCTATNYLGNITKTIHLHVEPRGCPLTLTPSETVVKFGDPVSVSCSTSARYVEGMGWEAPAGHTRFESLTAATWMIEKFQDWASKPSCNITLNDDFQCSVSPVITVYKAPEMVSVTELDNTQTARGTAYKNYPHTQHKLQCDIINVAPVQYLTVSWYKSNERIHTQIFNDTTTKTPVNESSILKINISREENVAEFRCEAKLDFGPHGPKLYVNSQTHRVSAHYAPEKNTKKSTQDIFLLEGTNITLSCEAVGNPPPVYNWTCDGKNMLENTNSLNITRVKHNATCTCTATNYLGNITHTINVHVKKRGCPLTLTPSETVVTFGDPVSINCSTSATDVQGMGWEAPFGGTGFESPPVVTWRVEKLEEWTPSPSCYATLVDGSQYTEKPVITVYKTPDIVSIYPLNQSHMTEEHVHIVPYNKNTRTQHWLGCDIINVAPVQHLTVRWYKNNKTIQTQSFNDTTTKMPVNESSILRIDISREEKAIEFRCEAELDFGPHGPKLPAIFQTHRVSAHYAPEINTSCTVDISPLEGTNITLSCEAEGNPPPVYIWTCDGENMLENTNSLNITRVNRNKTCTCTATNYLGNITKTIHLHVEPRGCPLTLAPSEIVVRFGDPVSINCSTSATDVVRMDWVAPAGHTRFESLTAATWMIEKFQDWASKPSCNITLNDDFQCSVSPVITVCKAPEMVSVTELDNAQTARGTAYKNYPHTQHKLQCDIINVAPVQYLTVSWYKSNERIHTQIFNDTTTKTPVNESSILKINISREENVAEFRCEAGLDFGPHGPKLYVSSQTHRVSAHYAPEKNTKNSTQDIFLLEGTNITLSCEAVGNPPPVYNWTCDGKNMLENTNSLNITRVKHNATCTCTATNYLGNITHTINVHVKKRGCPLTLTPSETVVTFGDPVSINCSTSATDVEGMGWEAPFGGTGFERPPVVTWRVEKLEEWTPSPSCYVTLVDGSQCTVSPVITVYRPHGPKFPAISQTNNVSAHYAPELILESSTEDIFPHGGTDITLSCEVEGNPPPVYNWICDGENMLENTNSLNITRVNRNKTCTCTATNYLGNISKTINVHVTPRGCPLTLAPSEMVVRFEDPVSIKCSTSATDVAEMAWMTPAGDKEFKPGSDVTWMVKNLKWWTPSPFCSITLNDDFRCSVSPVIIVYKTPETVSISELNHGLMLKHKEDKKHNMTQYKLQCDIINVAPVQYLTITWYKNNKIIKTQSFNDTTKTPVNESSILRVDISREENVVVFRCEARLDFGPHGPKLPAISQTRRVSAHYAPEVNTKDSTHDYLLEGSNITLSCEAEGNPPSVYNWTCDGENMLENTNNLNITRVNRTKTCTCTAANYLGSVTKTIHVHVEPTGKTNKITFTVIWALPFIVAIIIFIFIAFYCRKQWKKHGHYSFVSDKDIPLNITQSNGSN, encoded by the exons ATGCTGCCTGTCAGGATGCTGAGCATTCTCATCCTCCTCTTTTCACTGTGCG ATGCTGACAGCATATGCACAACAGAGTTCAAGATGGATCCACCTGAGATTATTGCAGAATATGGGGGAAGTCCTGTCATTGTAAACTGCACCACAACATTGGATGAACATGACGGGATGTACTGGACAGTTGGAAATGAAATCTTTCAGCTCGAAGATGAAGAATTGTTTATCTCCCATTCAGTGCCAGTGTCGGACTGGAATGTGACGGCCGAGTGCAAAATGAAGTTAAATGAGTCTTATGAATGCAGCAAGGACCTCAAAGTTATTTTATTCA AGAATCCAGAAGTTGTTCATTCTGTACAGCTTGTGAATGTGATGGGAGAAGAAACACAGTACAGACTGCAGTGTGATATAATCAATGTTGCTCCTGTTCAGTTCCTCAGTGTTAGCTGgtacaaaaacaatgaaaacatcAGGACAATGTCTTTCAATGACACAACCAAAACCCCAGTAAATGAGTCCTTGATTCTGAGAGTCGACATCAGCAGAGAAGAAAATGTAGCTCAGTTCAGATGTGAAGCTGAGCTGGACTTTGGACCACATGGACCAAAACTTCCTGCCATTTCTCAAACACACAGCATTTCAGCCCACT ATGCTCCAGAGTTAAAGACAAATAGTACTGCTGACATCTATCAATTGAGAGGTACTAATATCGCCTTGAGCTGTGAAGCTGAGGGAAACCCTCCTCCTGTGTATAACTGGATTTGTGATGGGGAAAACATGTTGGAGAACACAAACAGTCTCAATATTACTCGAGTCAATCGCAATAAAACCTGCACCTGCACAGCTACCAATTATCTGGGAAACATAACTAAGACAATCCATCTTCATGTTGAACCAAGAG GTTGCCCACTAACACTGACACCTTCTGAAACTGTTGTGAAATTTGGAGATCCAGTTTCAGTCAGCTGCAGCACATCAGCCAGATATGTTGAAGGAATGGGCTGGGAGGCTCCTGCTGGACACACAAGATTTGAAAGTCTTACTGCTGCCACTTGGATGATTGAGAAATTTCAAGACTGGGCATCAAAACCTTCATGCAACATCACTCtaaatgatgattttcagtgttcTGTGAGTCCAGTCATCACCGTTTATA AAGCTCCAGAAATGGTGTCAGTTACTGAATTGGATAATACTCAAACAGCAAGGGGGACAGCATACAAAAATTACCCACATACACAACATAAACTGCAGTGTGACATCATAAATGTTGCTCCTGTTCAATATCTCACTGTTAGCTGGTACAAAAGCAATGAAAGGATCCACACCCAAATTTTCAATGACACAACAACCAAAACTCCAGTAAATGAGTCCTCGATTCTGAAAATAAACATCAGCAGAGAAGAAAATGTAGCTGAGTTCAGATGCGAAGCTAAGCTGGACTTTGGACCACACGGACCAAAACTTTACGTCAATTCTCAAACACACAGAGTTTCAGCCCACT atgctccggaaaaaaacacaaagaaaagtacTCAAGACATTTTTCTGCTTGAGGGCACTAATATCACCTTGAGCTGTGAAGCTGTTGGAAACCCTCCTCCTGTGTATAACTGGACTTGCGATGGGAAAAATATgttggaaaacacaaacagtctCAATATCACCCGAGTAAAGCACAACGCAACTTGCACCTGCACAGCTACCAATTATCTGGGAAACATAACCCACACAATCAATGTTCATGTGAAAAAAAGAG GTTGCCCACTAACACTGACACCTTCTGAAACTGTGGTGACATTTGGAGATCCAGTTTCAATCAACTGCAGCACATCAGCCACAGATGTTCAAGGAATGGGCTGGGAGGCTCCATTTGGAGGAACAGGATTTGAGTCTCCTCCTGTTGTCACTTGGAGGGTTGAAAAACTAGAAGAGTGGACTCCAAGTCCTTCCTGCTATGCTACTTTGGTTGATGGATCCCAGTATACTGAGAAACCAGTCATCACTGTTTATA AAACACCAGACATTGTGTCAATATATCCACTGAACCAAAGTCACATGACGGAGGAACATGTACACATAGTgccttacaataaaaacacaaggaCACAGCACTGGTTAGGGTGTGACATCATCAATGTTGCTCCTGTTCAACACCTGACTGTTAGAtggtacaaaaataataaaaccatCCAGACACAGTCCTTCAATGACACAACAACTAAAATGCCAGTAAATGAGTCCTCTATTCTGAGAATCGACATCAGCAGAGAAGAAAAAGCCATTGAGTTCAGATGTGAAGCTGAGCTGGACTTTGGACCACATGGACCAAAACTTCCTGCCATTTTTCAAACACACAGAGTTTCAGCCCACT ATGCTCCTGAGATCAACACAAGTTGTACTGTTGACATCTCACCACTTGAGGGCACTAACATCACCTTGAGCTGTGAAGCTGAGGGAAACCCTCCTCCCGTGTATATCTGGACTTGTGATGGGGAAAATATGTTGGAGAACACAAACAGTCTCAATATTACTCGAGTCAATCGCAATAAAACCTGCACCTGCACAGCTACCAATTATCTGGGAAACATAACCAAGACAATCCATCTTCATGTTGAACCAAGAG GTTGTCCTCTAACTCTGGCACCTTCTGAAATTGTTGTGAGATTTGGAGATCCAGTTTCAATCAACTGCAGCACATCAGCCACAGATGTTGTCAGAATGGACTGGGTGGCTCCTGCTGGACACACAAGATTTGAAAGTCTTACTGCTGCCACTTGGATGATTGAGAAATTTCAAGACTGGGCATCAAAACCTTCATGCAACATCACTCtaaatgatgattttcagtgttcTGTGAGTCCAGTCATCACCGTTTGTA AAGCTCCAGAAATGGTGTCAGTTACTGAATTGGATAATGCTCAAACAGCAAGGGGGACAGCATACAAAAATTACCCACATACACAACATAAACTGCAGTGTGACATCATAAATGTTGCTCCTGTTCAATATCTCACTGTTAGCTGGTACAAAAGCAATGAAAGGATCCACACCCAAATTTTCAATGACACAACAACCAAAACTCCAGTAAATGAGTCCTCGATTCTGAAAATAAACATCAGCAGAGAAGAAAATGTAGCTGAGTTCAGATGCGAAGCTGGGCTGGACTTTGGGCCACACGGACCAAAACTTTATGTCAGTTCTCAAACACACAGAGTTTCAGCCCACT aTGCTccggaaaaaaacacaaagaatagTACTCAAGACATTTTTCTGCTTGAGGGCACTAACATCACCTTGAGCTGTGAAGCTGTTGGAAACCCTCCTCCTGTGTATAACTGGACTTGTGATGGGAAAAATATGTTGGAGAACACAAACAGTCTCAATATCACCCGAGTAAAGCACAATGCAACTTGCACCTGCACAGCTACCAATTATCTGGGAAACATAACCCACACAATCAATGTTCATGTGAAAAAAAGAG GTTGCCCACTAACACTGACACCTTCTGAAACTGTGGTGACATTTGGAGATCCAGTTTCAATCAACTGCAGCACATCAGCCACAGATGTTGAAGGAATGGGCTGGGAGGCTCCATTTGGAGGAACAGGATTTGAACGTCCTCCTGTTGTCACTTGGAGGGTTGAAAAACTAGAAGAGTGGACTCCAAGTCCTTCCTGCTATGTTACCTTGGTTGATGGATCCCAGTGTACTGTGAGTCCAGTCATCACTGTTTATA GACCACACGGACCAAAATTTCCTGCCATTTCTCAAACAAACAATGTTTCAGCCCACT ATGCTCCTGAGCTAATCCTTGAAAGTAGCACTGAAGACATTTTTCCACATGGGGGTACTGATATCACCTTGAGCTGTGAAGTTGAGGGCAACCCTCCTCCTGTGTATAACTGGATTTGTGATGGGGAAAATATGTTGGAGAACACAAACAGTCTCAATATCACTCGAGTCAATCGCAATAAAACCTGCACCTGCACAGCTACCAATTATCTGGGAAACATATCTAAAACAATCAATGTTCATGTCACACCAAGAG GTTGTCCTCTAACTCTGGCACCATCTGAAATGGTTGTGAGATTTGAAGATCCAGTTTCAATCAAATGCAGCACATCAGCCACAGATGTTGCTGAAATGGCCTGGATGACTCCTGCTGGAGACAAAGAATTTAAACCTGGTTCTGATGTCACTTGGATGGTTAAAAACCTGAAATGGTGGACTCCAAGTCCTTTCTGCAGCATCACTCTAAATGACGATTTTCGGTGTTCTGTGAGCCCAGTCATCATTGTTTATA AAACCCCAGAGACCGTGTCAATCTCTGAATTGAATCATGGTCTGATGTTGAAGCACAAAGAGGACAAGAAGCACAACATGACACAATACAAACtgcagtgtgacatcatcaatgTTGCTCCTGTTCAGTATCTCACTATTACTTggtataaaaacaataaaatcatcaaGACACAGTCCTTCAATGACACAACCAAAACGCCAGTAAATGAGTCCTCTATTCTGAGAGTCGACATCAGCAGAGAAGAAAACGTCGTTGTGTTCAGATGTGAGGCCAGGCTGGACTTTGGACCACATGGACCAAAACTTCCTGCTATTTCTCAAACACGCAGAGTTTCAGCCCACT ATGCTCCAGAGGTAAACACAAAAGATAGTACTCATGACTATCTACTTGAAGGTTCTAATATCACATTGAGCTGTGAAGCTGAGGGAAACCCTCCTTCTGTCTATAACTGGACTTGTGATGGGGAGAATATGTTGGAGAACACAAACAATCTCAATATAACTCGAGTAAATCGCACTAAAACCTGCACCTGCACAGCTGCCAATTATCTGGGAAGCGTAACCAAGACAATTCATGTTCATGTTGAACCAACAG gtaaaaccaataaaatcaCTTTTACAGTCATTTGGGCTTTGCCATTTATAGTggccatcatcatcttcatcttcattgCGTTCTACTGTCGCAAACAGTGGAAAAAACATGGACATTATAGTTTTGTTTCTGACAAAGATATCCCTTTGAATATTACACAAAGTAATGGAAGCAATTAA